The segment TGGTTGTTCAACACATATAattgaaaagtttgaatttttattgtgtAATCACATTGTAAGAGACTACTATTTCTGAATGCTTAGCTGATAACTGGATATGTGTGCATAACCACTCTTTGATAATCTATAGTCTTTGAAGATTTGTTTATTAAGAGCAAAAGATTCATATTCATACGGGGAATACTAAGTAGTTGGGATTCAGGCTCAATCCTGTTGGTGCAGTACAGTATTCTTGTAGGAGTTTCTTTTGGTTCGTTTCAGAGATTTGTTTGTCATAACGTTATAACTAGGGATCTAGAAATCCTCTTCTGTTGGAGACCCTAAAATCGCTCTAAGGGAGTAAATTAATAGAGAGGATTCAAGCAATCAGGCGAAATAAATAGGGGTTCAAGTATTGCAGTAGCAGCATTTGTTATACTAGTCTCTGGAGATAATTACCATTGTCTGCTGTTCCTTTTTTTGCTTTTGTATGTAGAAGTTAATGTTGTATCCATAATGTGTTGCTATTGATGTTTGTTATCCATTCTTTCTTAACCTTTGATGTATTACTCAGATGGGAAGACCTTTAAGAAGCCTCGACGCCCTTATGAGAAGGAGCGATTGGATGCAGAGTTGAAGCTTGTTGGAGAATATGGGCTGAGGTGCAAGAGAGAGCTTTGGAGAGTTCAGTATGCCTTGAGCCGTATCAGAAATGCCGCAAGAATGCTTCTGACCTTGGATGAGAAAGATCCACGCCGTATTTTTGAAGGTGAAGCACTCTTGAGAAGAATGAACAGATATGGATTATTGGATGAGAGCCAGAACAAGCTTGATTATGTCTTGGCCCTCACTGTGGAGAACTTTCTTGAGCGTCGTCTCCAAACCCTCGTCTTCAAGACTGGCATGGCTAAGTCAATCCACCATGCTAGAGTGCTCATTCGACAAAGGCATATCAGGTATTTACATATTACAGTTTTAGTGACTCAGTTCAAATATGTAAGTTCagctattttttccttttaaacatCTCTGAAGGCCCACTAAGTATGCATCACCTTGACACAATAATTCCTAGTCTGATGCTGCTTAGGATCAGTATGCATTTTGTGAAGATTGTTGATCTGTATTTTTGAGAAGTTTAACTTGTCTTGATTTTGGAAGTATCATTTAACTCAATAACCTATGATTATCATTGTGCAAATTCTTACGAAAATAAGCCATATAGTTGCAATAAAGTTTTGGGTACTTGCACAAAATGAAATACGTTGCAGTATGTTAAACTGTTTTTCGTACTTTccacttttgaatttttttaatccaaGGAAATGAAAGTAAGAATTGTGTGTCAAACAATTGTTATTGTTTGTGTAGTGTTGGCAGATCAAAATTATGAAAGCTTGGACGGGTTCTAAAGAAATTAATTTCATGAAAGCTTGAATGACCGTATTTTTCAGAAGTATGGGAATAGACTCCAATCAGCTTAGGTCAATCACCCTGAGGTGTTGGGTTCCTTCTGATATCTTTGTACTCCATGATTTTATCCAACACTTTTGCTTGGCCTGCATTTTAGATTTTGTCGGTCTCACTTTGGTACGTGAAATATTTTTCCAGAGTCTAATGATATGTTTGTCATGCAGAGTTGGTAGGCAGGTGGTGAACGTTGCTTCTTTCATGGTGAGAGTGGACTCCCAGAAGCACATTGACTTCTCTCTCACCAGTCCTTTCGGTGGTGGTCGCCCTGGAAGAGTGAAGCGAAAGAACCAGAAATCTGCTGCAAAGAAAGCAGCTGGTGGTGATGG is part of the Solanum lycopersicum chromosome 1, SLM_r2.1 genome and harbors:
- the LOC101253922 gene encoding small ribosomal subunit protein uS4y — translated: MVHVSFYRNYGKTFKKPRRPYEKERLDAELKLVGEYGLRCKRELWRVQYALSRIRNAARMLLTLDEKDPRRIFEGEALLRRMNRYGLLDESQNKLDYVLALTVENFLERRLQTLVFKTGMAKSIHHARVLIRQRHIRVGRQVVNVASFMVRVDSQKHIDFSLTSPFGGGRPGRVKRKNQKSAAKKAAGGDGDEEDEE